The Rhipicephalus sanguineus isolate Rsan-2018 chromosome 7, BIME_Rsan_1.4, whole genome shotgun sequence genome includes a window with the following:
- the LOC119400098 gene encoding cuticle protein 64, translating to MLSIAAFLGLIAVSSAGYLGGYGGYGGGLGYGGGLGFGYGAGFGVGVAAAPVAVAAAPVVAAAAPLVRAAPVVRAAPVAVAAPVALGPSPAAIAAGAFGATAVTGNVAKAVTSLVSTAHHTAPGVASVATQVAAPVVGASYGGYGGVGGFGAGVRGFGGGYGGGYGYGLGHGGYGVAHVAAAPVVAVGYGGYGGYGGYGGYGKH from the exons ATGCTG TCCATCGCTGCCTTCCTCGGCTTGATCGCCGTCTCATCGGCCGGCTACCTCGGTGGCTACGGAGGCTACGGCGGTGGCCTCGGCTACGGTGGTGGTCTTGGCTTCGGCTACGGTGCCGGCTTCGGCGTTGGTGTCGCTGCCGCTCCAGTCGCTGTCGCTGCCGCTCccgtcgtcgccgctgccgccCCATTGGTCCGCGCCGCCCCGGTGGTCCGCGCCGCTCCCGTGGCCGTCGCCGCCCCCGTGGCCCTGGGCCCTAGCCCCGCCGCCATCGCCGCCGGTGCCTTCGGCGCCACCGCCGTGACCGGTAACGTCGCCAAGGCCGTCACCAGCCTCGTGTCCACCGCCCACCACACCGCTCCTGGAGTCGCCAGTGTCGCCACCCAGGTTGCCGCTCCTGTCGTCGGCGCTAGTTATGGCGGATATGGCGGAGTCGGCGGATTCGGCGCCGGAGTCCGCGGATTCGGCGGCGGTTACGGCGGCGGATACGGCTACGGACTCGGTCACGGCGGATACGGCGTTGCCCACGTCGCTGCTGCTCCCGTAGTAGCCGTCGGATACGGCGGATATGGCGGATATGGCGGCTACGGCGGCTACGGCAAACACTAG